The region GGGTTAACTTTGTGCGGCATGGTTGAAGAGCCAATTTCACCGGCGATGGTTTTCTGCTTGAAGTGGTTCAGCGCAATGTAACCCCAGATATCACGGTCGAAATCGATGAGGATCGTGTTGAAACGCGCCATGCAGTCAAACAGCTCGGCAATATAGTCATGCGGCTCAATCTGCGTGGTGTACGGGTTCCACTGAATACCCAGCGAGGTGACAAACTCTTCGCTGAACTGATGCCAGTCCACTTCCGGGTAAGCGGCGATATGGGCGTTATAGTTGCCGACCGCACCGTTGATTTTGCCCAGAATTTCCACCTGGTTAAGCTGGCGGAACTGGCGCTCCATGCGGTAAGCCACGTTCGCCATCTCTTTACCCAGCGTCGACGGCGTTGCCGGCTGGCCGTGAGTACGGGAAAGCAGCGGGATATCGCGGTACTGAACGGCCAGATCTTTTACCGCCTCGATGATCTTGCGCCAGTACGGCAGGATCACTTCGTCGCGCGCGGTTTTCAGCATCAGCGCGTGAGACAGGTTGTTGATGTCTTCTGAGGTACAAGCGAAGTGGATAAATTCAGAAACGGCGTGCAGCGCCGGGATCCCTGCCACTTTCTCTTTCAGGAAATACTCCACCGCTTTCACGTCATGGTTGGTGGTGCGTTCGATGGTTTTGATGCGCGCGGCGTCTTCTTCGTTGAAGTCTTCAACGATTTTATCGAGGTAACCGTTTGCGTCGGCAGCAAAAGCAGGAACTTCCTTGATCGCCGCGTGGGTCGCCAGTTTTTGCAGCCAGCGTACTTCAACCTGAACGCGAAATTTCAGCAAACCGAATTCGCTGAAGATGCCACGCAGTGCGCTGACTTTATCGCCGTAACGTCCATCGACAGGGGAAACGGCGGTCAGGGAGGATAATTCCATAAGTCACAACTCCGGGAGGTTAACAATGAGCGAGAATTTGTTTGGCCTGCGTCGACAGGCGATTTCGGGAAAACATTAACTGTAGACGACCGCCGCCAACCTGGTGCCACAGCACCGCAGCGCGGATACCGGCCAGCAAGGTGGCGCGGACTTTCGCCTGCACCTGCGGGCTTTGCAGCACGGCAGGCGAGCCGGTGACCTGAATACGCGGTCCCAGCGGGCTGATAACGTCTACATAGATGGCGGCCATTGCGCTCAGCAGCGTTTCTGACTGCAGGTCAAAATGCTCTAACTGGCGCTGCAAACCGGCGATGCGGTTACCGAGCGTCTCCATCGCGCCTTTGCTGGCGGCGAGCTTGCGTTCCAGCACCATCATACTGAGCGTGTAACGGGTCAGCTCACCGTTCAGCCCCTGGCGGTTGCTGGCGTTCAGCACGCCGAGCAGCGTTTCCAGCCCGGTACGCAGGTTGGTTTCGCTGCCGCCAAAGACGCCTAAGGTGGAGTCCGGGTTCAGGTCGATTACGCTATTTAACGAGACATGCAGCGCATCTGCGTCGCAGTGTCCCTGGTGCGCCAGTTGCTGCACCAGACGAGCCGACTGGCAAATTCCCGCCAGCGCCAGGGTAATATCGTAATAGTTCTTCGCCACACTCACTCCTTTATCTGCCCGCCAGACATCACTGCTGCGGGCGTTGGCCAGTCCGGTTGTGCAAAAGGTCTTTTAAAGGGGCAGCGGCAGGCGCTGCTCAATAATACCGCCGCCGAGGCACACTTCGCCCAGGTAGAACACCGCAGATTGCCCCGGTGTAACGGCGGCAACCGGTGCATCGAAGCGGACATCAATGCGATCATCATCCAGCGCGGTAACCGTGCAGGGAATATCTTCCTGGCGATAACGTGTTTTTACCGTGCAGCGCAGCGTACCTTTCAGCGGCTCGCGATCGACCCAGTGCAGTTGTTGAGCGATCAGCCCGACAGACATCAGACGCGGGTGTTCATGACCCTGGGCGACAATCAGAATGTTGTTCTCAACATCTTTATCGACCACGTACCACGGCTCTTCGCTGCCTTCTTTAGTGCCGCCGATGCCCAGCCCTTTACGCTGGCCGAGCGTGTGATACATCAAACCCTGGTGCTCGCCGATCTCTTCCCCGTCGACGGTAAGGATTTTACCCGGCTGGGCGGGCAGATAGCGGCCAAGGAATTCGCGGAATTTACGCTCGCCAATAAAGCAGATACCGGTCGAGTCTTTTTTCTTCGCTGTAATCAACCCCAGCTCTTCGGCGATTTTACGCACCTGCGGCTTTTCAAGTTCGCCAACCGGGAACAGGCTCTGCGCGATCTGCTCGTGACCGAGCGTATACAGGAAGTAGCTCTGATCCTTATTGCCATCAAGACCGCGCAGCAGACGGCTTTTGCCGTCGACGTCGGCGCGGCGCACGTAGTGGCCGGTGGCAATATAGTCGGCGCCCAAATCTTCGGCGGCGAACTCAAGGAAGGCTTTAAATTTAATCTCTTTGTTGCACAGAATATCCGGGTTCGGCGTACGTCCAGCTTTATATTCAGCCAGGAAATGCTCGAACACGTTGTCCCAGTATTCTGCGGCGAAATTGACAGTGTGAAGCTCAATGCCGAGCTTGTCGCAAACGGCCTGCGCGTCGGCGAGATCCGCCGCTGCAGTGCAGTATTCCTCGCCGTCATCCTCTTCCCAGTTCTTCATGAACAGGCCTTCCACCTTGTAACCTTGTTGTTGCAACAGGTAAGCGGAAACGGAAGAGTCGACACCGCCGGACATGCCGACGATCACTTTTTTTGGGCTATCAGACATAGAATACTCGCGACTAAGAACTTCAGGGCGGCGTATTCTAGCACGGGCTGGCGGCTCAGGCATCCCCTGTAAACGGCCAGTTAAATTCTGCGATGGTTTCCAGCGGCAGACGCTGGCCGGTCTGGTAGCATCGAATGCTCTCCGCAACCAGCGGCGAACGCAGGTTTCGCGCGTTCAGGATCTCGTCCGCGGTGACCCAGTGGCAGCAATCGATATCGCTGTCATGGGGTTCAGTGGCGCACATTTCGTTAAGCTCGACGGCAAATAAAAAACGCAGGAACGGCGTGTGATCCGGCGCCAGCCACTGGTGCATCCGGATAAAGTGTTGCGGTTCGGCGTGAATACCCGTCTCTTCCCACAGCTCACGCTTTGCCGCTTGCAGCAGGGTTTCATCGGCTTCGAGGTGGCCGGCGGGCTGATTCCACAGTGCCTTGCCGCGAATAGTTTCTTCGACGACCAGAAATTTACCCTGCGCGTGTACCACGCAAGCGACAGTTACATGGGGTTTAAACATCATAGCCTCCCTGGTTAAGCGTCACGCCATTCGCCAGTGGCGAGGTTATCCAGCGTGTAGTTTCCCATAGCGTAGCGGATGAGGCGCAGGGTAGGGAAGCCAACATGCGCCGTCATGCGCCGCACCTGGCGGTTACGACCCTCATACAGGGTGATTTTCAGCCAGGCGGTAGGAATCGATTTGCGCTCGCGAATGGGGGGATTACGCGGCCACAGCCAGCCCGGCTCCTCTACGCGCTCAACGCCAGCAGGCAGTGTCGGGCCGTCGTTCAGCGTTACCCCTGTACGCAGCGCTTCAATTGCAGCCGGTGTCGGTTCGCCTTCCACCTGCACGTAATAGATTTTGCCGGTACGTTTGCCCGGTTGCGTCAGGCTTGCCTGTAGCGCGCCATCATTTGTCAACACCAGCAGCCCTTCACTGTCGCGATCCAGGCGGCCTGCGGCGTAAACGCCCTGTACCGGAATAAAATCTTTCAGCGTGCTGCGTCCGGCTTCATCGGTGAATTGTGGCAAAACATCGTAGGGTTTATTGAACAGAATCACGCGTTTTGGTTGGTTTTGTGGTTCAGACCTGGTGGCTTGTCGTGAGCTGAATCGCTTAAGGCGGTGATTTCTAAAAGAAGTTTTGTTCATGGTATTTTCAGTAGTTATCAATTGCCGCATTATAGCTGAATCACGATTGCCTTTCATGGAGCCTGAGTATCGGTTAGTATGTTCGGGCTCATTACAATTCATTAACAAAAACGGTTTGCTCTGTGTGAATCACGTAACAGGTGAGCGGACGCAGTCTGAGCGCCCCGGCATGAAGTCAGCGAGCAAACAACCAGAAGCGCTCGAAGGAGAGGTGAATGGAAAGCAAAGTAGTTGTTCCGGCGGAAGGTAAAAAGATCACCCTGCAAAATGGCAAGCTCAACGTTCCGAATAACCCGATTATCCCGTTCATTGAAGGTGACGGTATCGGCGTGGACGTGACCCCGGCGATGCTGAAAGTGGTGGATGCCGCTGTGGAGAAAGCCTATAAGGGCGAGCGTAAAATTTCCTGGATGGAAATTTATACCGGTGAGAAATCTACCCATGTTTACGGCCAGGACGTCTGGCTGCCGCCTGAAACACTTGATCTGATTCGTGAGTATCGCGTTGCGATTAAAGGCCCCCTGACCACGCCAGTTGGCGGCGGCATCCGTTCTCTGAACGTTGCGCTGCGCCAGGAACTGGATCTGTACATCTGCCTGCGCCCGGTACGTTACTACGATGGCACGCCGAGCCCGGTAAAACATCCGGAACTGACCGACATGGTCATCTTCCGTGAAAACTCAGAAGATATTTACGCGGGTATCGAGTGGAAAGCCGACTCAGCCGAGGCAGAGAAAGTGATCAAATTCCTGCGTGAAGAGATGGGCGTGAAGAAAATTCGCTTCCCGGAACATTGCGGTATCGGCATCAAACCGTGCTCCGAAGAAGGCACCAAGCGCCTGGTGCGCGCCGCGATTGAATACGCAATCACTAACGACCGTGATTCTGTAACGCTGGTGCACAAAGGCAACATCATGAAGTTCACCGAAGGCGCATTCAAAGACTGGGGTTACCAGTTGGCACGCGAAGAGTTCGGCGGCGAACTGATCGATGGCGGTCCGTGGCAGAAAATCAAGAACCCGAAAACCGGTAAAGAGATCATCATTAAAGATGTGATTGCCGATGCGTTCCTGCAACAGATCCTGCTGCGCCCGGCAGAATATGACGTTATCGCTTGTATGAACCTGAACGGTGACTACATCTCCGATGCCCTGGCGGCGCAGGTTGGTGGTATCGGTATCGCTCCTGGTGCGAACATTGGCGACGAGTGTGCGCTGTTCGAAGCGACTCACGGCACTGCGCCTAAGTACGCAGGTCAGGACAAAGTGAACCCGGGTTCTGTGATCCTTTCCGCAGAGATGATGTTGCGTCACATGGGCTGGGTTGAAGCGGCTGACCTGATCGTTAAAGGCATGAGCGGCGCGATTAACGCCAAAACCGTGACCTACGATTTTGAACGTCTGATGGAAGGCGCTAAGCTGCTGAAATGTTCAGAGTTTGGCGACGCGATTATCGCGAACATGTAATCCAGTTTCTGGGTTAAACAAGAACGGGAGCCGGATGGTTCCCGTTTTTATTATTAGCTTTTGAACGGTTATCAAAATTTTATCAAACTAAGTTATCAAAATATCGTGGTTGCAATCCGCCAAGCTAAGTAGTTACCTTAACGGCAATCACTGAGTAATCGTCTATGGGAGGGCCATTCTCGATACGCTTTTTTAGGCTTGAACAGAATCTAGAAGGTTCTGACAAGGTATTTACAGAAAACCGCGGCCTTTTTTCCCAAAAATGATGAGCCCCGTCAGACATTAAAATGAGAATCAAATTTTGATTGTCATCATAAAGTTCTTCTAATGGTATTTTCATCATGCTGTAATTTAAATCAATTGTTTTAGAAATTGCCGTTGTTAGTAAATTTTTTCCTTTGGCATTTTTTAGTTGTCGCGAGCTGAAGATACCTTCATCAATAAGCATCTGATGCTGAGTATGATCTTTTGTCAGTTGTTTTAATTTATTGTCTTTTTTGACATATAAACGACAATCTCCTACATGCGCGATTTTCAGATGTCTATCTGTAATATAACAAAGGGTTAATGTTGTTGCTGCATTTGTAAGTTCACTATTTTGAATGCTTAATTCATTGACAGCTTCTTTAAGACCTGTGAAAAGATGCTCGAAATTACTAATAATTAAATTATTTGAGTTTTCATATAAAAATGAAATAACCTTTTCTGAAGCTTCTTTACCTCCTGTATAACCTCCTAAGCCATCAGCAATGGCAAATAAATAACCATCATTTATTTTTATTGGTGGAAGTATGGTATCTTGATTAAGCTTGTTTAGCTCTTTTGATATGGTGAGAAAAGAAGCTGAAACGATATCAATCATTTGCTCTGCTCCATATGTTTATTAATATCATTTAGAAGTTGCTCTGCATTTAAGTATCGTCTTTGCAGTCTTCTATCAGTACATTTAGCAACGATATCATCAAATCCTGCGATGTTTAACTCTTCAAGTACTATTCCTATAGAAAAGATATCAGATTGGTTTGAATAACCATTGATCACTACATTGTGATCGAAGTATCGAGGAGTTCGTGGAAAATGGCCAACTTGCGTTAAAATTTGGCTAGCCTCATCAGGATCCATATGCCTTGCCAAACCAAAATCTGAAATTTTATATATACCGTCTGGACACTTTAAAATGTTCTGAGGTTTAATGTCTCTATGTAAAAAACCTTTCGAGTGTATATGTGCAACACCTCTGGTAATCATTTGTGCTATCTTTATTTTATCAGTTTGCTGTAATGCACCAGTTTTTATTTCATCGTCTAACGTGCATTCCCCTAGTTCCATTACATACCATAAAGGCTGAGATATTAAGTTGCACAATACTATTCTCACCACATTTGTATGCAAGCAGGCATCTTGCGACATAACTTCTCGACGAAAACGAGCTTCAAGCAATGGATCGGCATGATGGTTTACAAGAATTTTTCTTGCAAAGTCACCGCAATCCTCTTTCTTTAAATTTCTAATCGTCACTTTTTCGACATTGCCGAAACTACCTTCCCCAAGCCCATTATGAGGCTCAATAAAGTAACTGCCATGTGGAATCATTAAAACCCTCCGAAGTAGGTATCAATCCTTTTAGTAACAAAATACCCATCTCATCCGGATTTATCTCATTTAAGTTAAAATTCATTGAACTTAATCAACATTTAGAGCTAATTGATACGTGAATCGCCACGGGTTTAACAGACACCTCAGAGTCATTTAAGATGACTTAAAGAGAGGTGCCCATGAGCGGTAAGCGTTATCCTGAAGAGTTTAAAATTGAAGCAGTCAAACAGGTTGTTGATCGTGGTCATTCTGTTTCCAGTGTTGCAACACGTCTCGATATCACCACTCACAGTCTTTACGCCTGGATAAAGAAGTACGGCCCGGATTCTTCCACTCATAATGAACAGTCAGATGCTCAGGCCGAGATCCGCCATCTTCAGAAAGAGTTGAAGCGGGTTACGGACGAACGGGACATATTAAAAAAAGCCGCGGCGTACTTCGCAAAGCTGTCCGACTGAGGTACGCCTTTATCCGCGACAACAGCCGTTGCTGGCCTGTTCGTTTGCTCTGTCGGGTTCTGGATGTCCATCCGGGTGGATTTTATTTCTGGCTTCAGCAGCCGCATTCGCAGCGTCACCAGACAGACCAGATGCTGACCGGGCAGATCAAACAGTTCTGGCTTGAGTCTGGCTGCGTCTATGGTTATCGCAAGATCCATCTCGATCTGCGTGATACCGGGCAGCAGTGCGGAGTGAACCGGGTCTGGCGGCTGATGAAGCGTGCCGGAATAAAAGCTCAGGTTGGGTACCGTAGCCCACGAGCACGTAAAGGCGAAGCCAGCATCGTGACACCCAACAGGCTCCAGCGGCAGTTCAATCCGGACTCACCTGATGAGCGTTGGGTGACGGACATAACCTACATCCGAACCCACGAAGGCTGGCTGTATCTGGCCGTGGTGGTTGACCTGTTCTCCCGAAAAGTTATCGGCTGGTCAATGCAACCCCGCATGACAAAAGAGATTGTCCTGAACGCATTACTTATGGCGGTGTGGAGGCGTAATCCTCAAAAGCAGGTACTGGTTCACTCTGATCAGGGCAGTCAGTACACGAGCCATGAGTGGCAGTCGTTCCTGAGATCACACGGTCTGGAAGGCAGCATGAGTCGTCGCGGTAACTGCCACGACAACGCGGTTGCGGAAAGCTTTTTCCAGCTACTGAAACGCGAACGGATTAAGAAAAGGATCTACGGAACGAGAGACGAAGCCAGAAGCGATATTTTTGATTACATCGAAATGTTTTATAACAGTAAGCGTCGGCATGGTTCGAGCGAGCAGATGCCACCGGCTGAATATGAAAACCTGTATTATCAACGGCTCAGAAGTGTCTAGATTATCCGTGGCGATTCAAAATGTCGGCAT is a window of Enterobacter sp. R4-368 DNA encoding:
- the purB gene encoding adenylosuccinate lyase; this encodes MELSSLTAVSPVDGRYGDKVSALRGIFSEFGLLKFRVQVEVRWLQKLATHAAIKEVPAFAADANGYLDKIVEDFNEEDAARIKTIERTTNHDVKAVEYFLKEKVAGIPALHAVSEFIHFACTSEDINNLSHALMLKTARDEVILPYWRKIIEAVKDLAVQYRDIPLLSRTHGQPATPSTLGKEMANVAYRMERQFRQLNQVEILGKINGAVGNYNAHIAAYPEVDWHQFSEEFVTSLGIQWNPYTTQIEPHDYIAELFDCMARFNTILIDFDRDIWGYIALNHFKQKTIAGEIGSSTMPHKVNPIDFENSEGNLGLSNAVLQHLASKLPVSRWQRDLTDSTVLRNLGVGVGYALIAYQSTLKGVSKLEVNRDRLLDELDHNWEVLAEPIQTVMRRYGIEKPYEKLKELTRGKRVDAEGMKQFIDSLALPENEKERLKAMTPANYIGRAITMVDELK
- the hflD gene encoding high frequency lysogenization protein HflD — protein: MAKNYYDITLALAGICQSARLVQQLAHQGHCDADALHVSLNSVIDLNPDSTLGVFGGSETNLRTGLETLLGVLNASNRQGLNGELTRYTLSMMVLERKLAASKGAMETLGNRIAGLQRQLEHFDLQSETLLSAMAAIYVDVISPLGPRIQVTGSPAVLQSPQVQAKVRATLLAGIRAAVLWHQVGGGRLQLMFSRNRLSTQAKQILAHC
- the mnmA gene encoding tRNA 2-thiouridine(34) synthase MnmA, with protein sequence MSDSPKKVIVGMSGGVDSSVSAYLLQQQGYKVEGLFMKNWEEDDGEEYCTAAADLADAQAVCDKLGIELHTVNFAAEYWDNVFEHFLAEYKAGRTPNPDILCNKEIKFKAFLEFAAEDLGADYIATGHYVRRADVDGKSRLLRGLDGNKDQSYFLYTLGHEQIAQSLFPVGELEKPQVRKIAEELGLITAKKKDSTGICFIGERKFREFLGRYLPAQPGKILTVDGEEIGEHQGLMYHTLGQRKGLGIGGTKEGSEEPWYVVDKDVENNILIVAQGHEHPRLMSVGLIAQQLHWVDREPLKGTLRCTVKTRYRQEDIPCTVTALDDDRIDVRFDAPVAAVTPGQSAVFYLGEVCLGGGIIEQRLPLPL
- a CDS encoding NUDIX hydrolase, with product MFKPHVTVACVVHAQGKFLVVEETIRGKALWNQPAGHLEADETLLQAAKRELWEETGIHAEPQHFIRMHQWLAPDHTPFLRFLFAVELNEMCATEPHDSDIDCCHWVTADEILNARNLRSPLVAESIRCYQTGQRLPLETIAEFNWPFTGDA
- the rluE gene encoding 23S rRNA pseudouridine(2457) synthase RluE, which produces MRQLITTENTMNKTSFRNHRLKRFSSRQATRSEPQNQPKRVILFNKPYDVLPQFTDEAGRSTLKDFIPVQGVYAAGRLDRDSEGLLVLTNDGALQASLTQPGKRTGKIYYVQVEGEPTPAAIEALRTGVTLNDGPTLPAGVERVEEPGWLWPRNPPIRERKSIPTAWLKITLYEGRNRQVRRMTAHVGFPTLRLIRYAMGNYTLDNLATGEWRDA
- the icd gene encoding NADP-dependent isocitrate dehydrogenase gives rise to the protein MESKVVVPAEGKKITLQNGKLNVPNNPIIPFIEGDGIGVDVTPAMLKVVDAAVEKAYKGERKISWMEIYTGEKSTHVYGQDVWLPPETLDLIREYRVAIKGPLTTPVGGGIRSLNVALRQELDLYICLRPVRYYDGTPSPVKHPELTDMVIFRENSEDIYAGIEWKADSAEAEKVIKFLREEMGVKKIRFPEHCGIGIKPCSEEGTKRLVRAAIEYAITNDRDSVTLVHKGNIMKFTEGAFKDWGYQLAREEFGGELIDGGPWQKIKNPKTGKEIIIKDVIADAFLQQILLRPAEYDVIACMNLNGDYISDALAAQVGGIGIAPGANIGDECALFEATHGTAPKYAGQDKVNPGSVILSAEMMLRHMGWVEAADLIVKGMSGAINAKTVTYDFERLMEGAKLLKCSEFGDAIIANM
- a CDS encoding PP2C family serine/threonine-protein phosphatase, which gives rise to MIDIVSASFLTISKELNKLNQDTILPPIKINDGYLFAIADGLGGYTGGKEASEKVISFLYENSNNLIISNFEHLFTGLKEAVNELSIQNSELTNAATTLTLCYITDRHLKIAHVGDCRLYVKKDNKLKQLTKDHTQHQMLIDEGIFSSRQLKNAKGKNLLTTAISKTIDLNYSMMKIPLEELYDDNQNLILILMSDGAHHFWEKRPRFSVNTLSEPSRFCSSLKKRIENGPPIDDYSVIAVKVTT
- a CDS encoding protein kinase, with amino-acid sequence MIPHGSYFIEPHNGLGEGSFGNVEKVTIRNLKKEDCGDFARKILVNHHADPLLEARFRREVMSQDACLHTNVVRIVLCNLISQPLWYVMELGECTLDDEIKTGALQQTDKIKIAQMITRGVAHIHSKGFLHRDIKPQNILKCPDGIYKISDFGLARHMDPDEASQILTQVGHFPRTPRYFDHNVVINGYSNQSDIFSIGIVLEELNIAGFDDIVAKCTDRRLQRRYLNAEQLLNDINKHMEQSK
- a CDS encoding IS3 family transposase (programmed frameshift) → MSGKRYPEEFKIEAVKQVVDRGHSVSSVATRLDITTHSLYAWIKKYGPDSSTHNEQSDAQAEIRHLQKELKRVTDERDIFKKSRGVLRKAVRLRYAFIRDNSRCWPVRLLCRVLDVHPGGFYFWLQQPHSQRHQTDQMLTGQIKQFWLESGCVYGYRKIHLDLRDTGQQCGVNRVWRLMKRAGIKAQVGYRSPRARKGEASIVTPNRLQRQFNPDSPDERWVTDITYIRTHEGWLYLAVVVDLFSRKVIGWSMQPRMTKEIVLNALLMAVWRRNPQKQVLVHSDQGSQYTSHEWQSFLRSHGLEGSMSRRGNCHDNAVAESFFQLLKRERIKKRIYGTRDEARSDIFDYIEMFYNSKRRHGSSEQMPPAEYENLYYQRLRSV